In one Thunnus maccoyii chromosome 12, fThuMac1.1, whole genome shotgun sequence genomic region, the following are encoded:
- the LOC121908908 gene encoding uncharacterized protein LOC121908908 isoform X2, with translation MADTAAKQAALSSPSLVLQCASTQPTNPIPVPSANDVVTMQNHADDRERSLWLRKGCKVDAESGLWLHPDGRPVCPRALLHVLARVTHGPAHVGRGVMNDVIRSQWFAPGITQVSQTLVDSCMICQQTRKKNSTVKHDHLEPPSGPFVNMQIDFVHMPSSQGFKYLLVITDRFSKWVEAFATKKEDARTVVKCLLKEVIPRYGVPQGIDSDRGPAFVSKITQGLSEILGFKWQLHVPYHPQSSGQVERMNATIKDRLTKTVLATGLKWPDALPIVLYSIRSAPSATTGLSPHEVLMGRPMSTGTSPPLTPHKATLLWTDEFMTEYVKRLTEILRKYHLQVADRLPKPSEEPIHSFREGDLVLIKSLEKVSLSPRWKGPYQVLLTTRTALKVEGRAEWIHATRCRLAPPNHWRRRAEPWQVTGWLLLFSLLFSRFGQGTGQVGPNERETGVSLIPGEGERKGFPSHDTVGAMNPVPHGQGRPLQNDPENADQEPDLGHTDKSMSPLGLYNTVSPDKTVRYIDNAAMRESEEKESEKTDGHILPALSRVKRIVNSIVFKCPIDRCKMNDCNIAYPVTFSRGRWRWSTYDKTLFETKQSSSTSTKDWMRRFHPGIISDEEEETQNLGSLQEDGFHITMHRMC, from the exons ATGGCTGACACTGCAGCCAAACAAGCGGcactttcctctccctctttggTACTTCAATGTGCCTCCACACAACCTACCAATCCAATTCCAGTTCCTTCCGCTAATGATGTCGTGACAATGCAAAATCACGCTGATGACAGGGAGCGAAGTCTTTGGTTGCGTAAAGGTTGTAAAGTTGACGCGGAGTCTGGCTTGTGGCTCCACCCTGATGGTCGACCGGTTTGCCCTCGAGCTCTCCTTCATGTACTGGCACGTGTGACGCATGGTCCAGCGCATGTTGGAAGAGGGGTGATGAATGATGTTATTCGCTCACAGTGGTTTGCTCCAGGCATTACTCAAGTTTCACAAACACTTGTGGATAGTTGTATGATATGTCAACAGACCAGAAAAAAGAATAGCACAGTGAAACATGACCACTTAGAACCCCCATCAGGTCCttttgtaaatatgcaaatagatTTTGTACATATGCCAAGCTCACAAGGCTTCAAATACTTGCTAGTCATAACCGACAGGTTCTCGAAGTGGGTAGAAGCTTTTGCAACGAAAAAAGAAGATGCAAGAACAGTTGTAAAGTGTCTGCTAAAAGAGGTAATCCCTAGGTACGGAGTGCCGCAGGGAATAGATAGCGACAGAGGTCCAGCTTTTGTGTCAAAAATCACTCAGGGACTGTCAGAAATCTTAGGATTTAAGTGGCAGTTACATGTTCCTTATCATCCACAGAGTTCAGGTCAAGTTGAGAGAATGAATGCAACTATCAAAGACAGATTGACCAAAACAGTCCTAGCCACAGGCCTGAAATGGCCTGATGCACTGCCGATTGTGCTGTACTCCATTCGGAGTGCACCAAGTGCAACTACAGGACTGAGTCCTCACGAGGTGCTGATGGGAAGACCAATGTCCACAGGGACAAGTCCCCCACTGACACCACACAAAGCTACTCTGCTTTGGACGGATGAGTTCATGACTGAGTATGTGAAAAGACTAACAGAGATTTTGAGAAAGTATCATTTACAGGTGGCTGACAGACTCCCCAAACCATCGGAAGAACCAATTCATTCCTTTCGAGAAGGTGACCTGGTATTAATCAAATCTCTGGAAAAAGTGTCTTTGTCTCCTAGGTGGAAAGGTCCATACCAGGTGCTGCTGACTACTAGGACGGCCCTGAAGGTCGAAGGCAGAGCAGAATGGATCCACGCCACAAGGTGCAGACTGGCCCCCCCCAACCACTGGCGGAGGAGAGCAGAGCCCTGGCAGGTAACCGGATGGttactccttttttctctcctgtttagTAGGTTCGGGCAGGGGACAGGTCAAGTCGGtccaaatgagagagagacaggagtcTCTCTGATTCCAGGCGAAGGAGAGCGGAAAGGCTTTCCTTCTCATGACACAGTCGGTGCCATGAACCCAGTGCCCCATGGACAGGGGCGCCCTTTGCAGAATGATCCAGAAAATGCAGACCAAGAGCCAGATCTTGGACATACGGACAAATCAATGAGCCCATTGGGACTCTACAACACTGTAAGTCCTGACAAAACAGTGAGATACATTGACAATGCTGCAATGAGAGAGTCTGAAGAAAAAGAGTCAGAAAAGACTGATGGACATATTTTACCAGCTCTCTCCCGAGTTAAACGAATTGTGAAttctattgtttttaaatgtcctaTTGAcagatgtaaaatgaatgattgTAATATTGCATATCCAGTTACTTTTTCTCGAGGTAGATGGCGGTGGTCTACAtatgataaaacactgtttgagaCGAAGCAGAGTTCATCCACGTCGACGAAG GACTGGATGAGGCGTTTTCACCCAGGTATCATttcagatgaggaggaggaaactcAAAATCT aggaTCACTCCAGGAGGATGGATTCCACATCACCATGCATCGTATGTGCTAG
- the LOC121908908 gene encoding uncharacterized protein LOC121908908 isoform X1 yields the protein MADTAAKQAALSSPSLVLQCASTQPTNPIPVPSANDVVTMQNHADDRERSLWLRKGCKVDAESGLWLHPDGRPVCPRALLHVLARVTHGPAHVGRGVMNDVIRSQWFAPGITQVSQTLVDSCMICQQTRKKNSTVKHDHLEPPSGPFVNMQIDFVHMPSSQGFKYLLVITDRFSKWVEAFATKKEDARTVVKCLLKEVIPRYGVPQGIDSDRGPAFVSKITQGLSEILGFKWQLHVPYHPQSSGQVERMNATIKDRLTKTVLATGLKWPDALPIVLYSIRSAPSATTGLSPHEVLMGRPMSTGTSPPLTPHKATLLWTDEFMTEYVKRLTEILRKYHLQVADRLPKPSEEPIHSFREGDLVLIKSLEKVSLSPRWKGPYQVLLTTRTALKVEGRAEWIHATRCRLAPPNHWRRRAEPWQVTGWLLLFSLLFSRFGQGTGQVGPNERETGVSLIPGEGERKGFPSHDTVGAMNPVPHGQGRPLQNDPENADQEPDLGHTDKSMSPLGLYNTVSPDKTVRYIDNAAMRESEEKESEKTDGHILPALSRVKRIVNSIVFKCPIDRCKMNDCNIAYPVTFSRGRWRWSTYDKTLFETKQSSSTSTKDWMRRFHPEDHSRRMDSTSPCIVCASNLSMVMALYCTQSAWVEDFTL from the exons ATGGCTGACACTGCAGCCAAACAAGCGGcactttcctctccctctttggTACTTCAATGTGCCTCCACACAACCTACCAATCCAATTCCAGTTCCTTCCGCTAATGATGTCGTGACAATGCAAAATCACGCTGATGACAGGGAGCGAAGTCTTTGGTTGCGTAAAGGTTGTAAAGTTGACGCGGAGTCTGGCTTGTGGCTCCACCCTGATGGTCGACCGGTTTGCCCTCGAGCTCTCCTTCATGTACTGGCACGTGTGACGCATGGTCCAGCGCATGTTGGAAGAGGGGTGATGAATGATGTTATTCGCTCACAGTGGTTTGCTCCAGGCATTACTCAAGTTTCACAAACACTTGTGGATAGTTGTATGATATGTCAACAGACCAGAAAAAAGAATAGCACAGTGAAACATGACCACTTAGAACCCCCATCAGGTCCttttgtaaatatgcaaatagatTTTGTACATATGCCAAGCTCACAAGGCTTCAAATACTTGCTAGTCATAACCGACAGGTTCTCGAAGTGGGTAGAAGCTTTTGCAACGAAAAAAGAAGATGCAAGAACAGTTGTAAAGTGTCTGCTAAAAGAGGTAATCCCTAGGTACGGAGTGCCGCAGGGAATAGATAGCGACAGAGGTCCAGCTTTTGTGTCAAAAATCACTCAGGGACTGTCAGAAATCTTAGGATTTAAGTGGCAGTTACATGTTCCTTATCATCCACAGAGTTCAGGTCAAGTTGAGAGAATGAATGCAACTATCAAAGACAGATTGACCAAAACAGTCCTAGCCACAGGCCTGAAATGGCCTGATGCACTGCCGATTGTGCTGTACTCCATTCGGAGTGCACCAAGTGCAACTACAGGACTGAGTCCTCACGAGGTGCTGATGGGAAGACCAATGTCCACAGGGACAAGTCCCCCACTGACACCACACAAAGCTACTCTGCTTTGGACGGATGAGTTCATGACTGAGTATGTGAAAAGACTAACAGAGATTTTGAGAAAGTATCATTTACAGGTGGCTGACAGACTCCCCAAACCATCGGAAGAACCAATTCATTCCTTTCGAGAAGGTGACCTGGTATTAATCAAATCTCTGGAAAAAGTGTCTTTGTCTCCTAGGTGGAAAGGTCCATACCAGGTGCTGCTGACTACTAGGACGGCCCTGAAGGTCGAAGGCAGAGCAGAATGGATCCACGCCACAAGGTGCAGACTGGCCCCCCCCAACCACTGGCGGAGGAGAGCAGAGCCCTGGCAGGTAACCGGATGGttactccttttttctctcctgtttagTAGGTTCGGGCAGGGGACAGGTCAAGTCGGtccaaatgagagagagacaggagtcTCTCTGATTCCAGGCGAAGGAGAGCGGAAAGGCTTTCCTTCTCATGACACAGTCGGTGCCATGAACCCAGTGCCCCATGGACAGGGGCGCCCTTTGCAGAATGATCCAGAAAATGCAGACCAAGAGCCAGATCTTGGACATACGGACAAATCAATGAGCCCATTGGGACTCTACAACACTGTAAGTCCTGACAAAACAGTGAGATACATTGACAATGCTGCAATGAGAGAGTCTGAAGAAAAAGAGTCAGAAAAGACTGATGGACATATTTTACCAGCTCTCTCCCGAGTTAAACGAATTGTGAAttctattgtttttaaatgtcctaTTGAcagatgtaaaatgaatgattgTAATATTGCATATCCAGTTACTTTTTCTCGAGGTAGATGGCGGTGGTCTACAtatgataaaacactgtttgagaCGAAGCAGAGTTCATCCACGTCGACGAAG GACTGGATGAGGCGTTTTCACCCAG aggaTCACTCCAGGAGGATGGATTCCACATCACCATGCATCGTATGTGCTAGTAACCTCTCCATGGTGATGGCCCTCTACTGTACGCAAAGTGCATGGGTTGAAGACTTCACTttgtga
- the LOC121908908 gene encoding protein NYNRIN-like isoform X10 has translation MADTAAKQAALSSPSLVLQCASTQPTNPIPVPSANDVVTMQNHADDRERSLWLRKGCKVDAESGLWLHPDGRPVCPRALLHVLARVTHGPAHVGRGVMNDVIRSQWFAPGITQVSQTLVDSCMICQQTRKKNSTVKHDHLEPPSGPFVNMQIDFVHMPSSQGFKYLLVITDRFSKWVEAFATKKEDARTVVKCLLKEVIPRYGVPQGIDSDRGPAFVSKITQGLSEILGFKWQLHVPYHPQSSGQVERMNATIKDRLTKTVLATGLKWPDALPIVLYSIRSAPSATTGLSPHEVLMGRPMSTGTSPPLTPHKATLLWTDEFMTEYVKRLTEILRKYHLQVADRLPKPSEEPIHSFREGDLVLIKSLEKVSLSPRWKGPYQVLLTTRTALKVEGRAEWIHATRCRLAPPNHWRRRAEPWQVTGWLLLFSLLFSRFGQGTGQVGPNERETGVSLIPGEGERKGFPSHDTVGAMNPVPHGQGRPLQNDPENADQEPDLGHTDKSMSPLGLYNTMAVVYI, from the exons ATGGCTGACACTGCAGCCAAACAAGCGGcactttcctctccctctttggTACTTCAATGTGCCTCCACACAACCTACCAATCCAATTCCAGTTCCTTCCGCTAATGATGTCGTGACAATGCAAAATCACGCTGATGACAGGGAGCGAAGTCTTTGGTTGCGTAAAGGTTGTAAAGTTGACGCGGAGTCTGGCTTGTGGCTCCACCCTGATGGTCGACCGGTTTGCCCTCGAGCTCTCCTTCATGTACTGGCACGTGTGACGCATGGTCCAGCGCATGTTGGAAGAGGGGTGATGAATGATGTTATTCGCTCACAGTGGTTTGCTCCAGGCATTACTCAAGTTTCACAAACACTTGTGGATAGTTGTATGATATGTCAACAGACCAGAAAAAAGAATAGCACAGTGAAACATGACCACTTAGAACCCCCATCAGGTCCttttgtaaatatgcaaatagatTTTGTACATATGCCAAGCTCACAAGGCTTCAAATACTTGCTAGTCATAACCGACAGGTTCTCGAAGTGGGTAGAAGCTTTTGCAACGAAAAAAGAAGATGCAAGAACAGTTGTAAAGTGTCTGCTAAAAGAGGTAATCCCTAGGTACGGAGTGCCGCAGGGAATAGATAGCGACAGAGGTCCAGCTTTTGTGTCAAAAATCACTCAGGGACTGTCAGAAATCTTAGGATTTAAGTGGCAGTTACATGTTCCTTATCATCCACAGAGTTCAGGTCAAGTTGAGAGAATGAATGCAACTATCAAAGACAGATTGACCAAAACAGTCCTAGCCACAGGCCTGAAATGGCCTGATGCACTGCCGATTGTGCTGTACTCCATTCGGAGTGCACCAAGTGCAACTACAGGACTGAGTCCTCACGAGGTGCTGATGGGAAGACCAATGTCCACAGGGACAAGTCCCCCACTGACACCACACAAAGCTACTCTGCTTTGGACGGATGAGTTCATGACTGAGTATGTGAAAAGACTAACAGAGATTTTGAGAAAGTATCATTTACAGGTGGCTGACAGACTCCCCAAACCATCGGAAGAACCAATTCATTCCTTTCGAGAAGGTGACCTGGTATTAATCAAATCTCTGGAAAAAGTGTCTTTGTCTCCTAGGTGGAAAGGTCCATACCAGGTGCTGCTGACTACTAGGACGGCCCTGAAGGTCGAAGGCAGAGCAGAATGGATCCACGCCACAAGGTGCAGACTGGCCCCCCCCAACCACTGGCGGAGGAGAGCAGAGCCCTGGCAGGTAACCGGATGGttactccttttttctctcctgtttagTAGGTTCGGGCAGGGGACAGGTCAAGTCGGtccaaatgagagagagacaggagtcTCTCTGATTCCAGGCGAAGGAGAGCGGAAAGGCTTTCCTTCTCATGACACAGTCGGTGCCATGAACCCAGTGCCCCATGGACAGGGGCGCCCTTTGCAGAATGATCCAGAAAATGCAGACCAAGAGCCAGATCTTGGACATACGGACAAATCAATGAGCCCATTGGGACTCTACAACACT ATGGCGGTGGTCTACAtatga
- the LOC121908908 gene encoding protein NYNRIN-like isoform X6: MADTAAKQAALSSPSLVLQCASTQPTNPIPVPSANDVVTMQNHADDRERSLWLRKGCKVDAESGLWLHPDGRPVCPRALLHVLARVTHGPAHVGRGVMNDVIRSQWFAPGITQVSQTLVDSCMICQQTRKKNSTVKHDHLEPPSGPFVNMQIDFVHMPSSQGFKYLLVITDRFSKWVEAFATKKEDARTVVKCLLKEVIPRYGVPQGIDSDRGPAFVSKITQGLSEILGFKWQLHVPYHPQSSGQVERMNATIKDRLTKTVLATGLKWPDALPIVLYSIRSAPSATTGLSPHEVLMGRPMSTGTSPPLTPHKATLLWTDEFMTEYVKRLTEILRKYHLQVADRLPKPSEEPIHSFREGDLVLIKSLEKVSLSPRWKGPYQVLLTTRTALKVEGRAEWIHATRCRLAPPNHWRRRAEPWQVTGWLLLFSLLFSRFGQGTGQVGPNERETGVSLIPGEGERKGFPSHDTVGAMNPVPHGQGRPLQNDPENADQEPDLGHTDKSMSPLGLYNTLLFLEVDGGGLHMIKHCLRRSRVHPRRRRFDNQAGSEKDHRVCTPSSPGACHWKHCRS, encoded by the exons ATGGCTGACACTGCAGCCAAACAAGCGGcactttcctctccctctttggTACTTCAATGTGCCTCCACACAACCTACCAATCCAATTCCAGTTCCTTCCGCTAATGATGTCGTGACAATGCAAAATCACGCTGATGACAGGGAGCGAAGTCTTTGGTTGCGTAAAGGTTGTAAAGTTGACGCGGAGTCTGGCTTGTGGCTCCACCCTGATGGTCGACCGGTTTGCCCTCGAGCTCTCCTTCATGTACTGGCACGTGTGACGCATGGTCCAGCGCATGTTGGAAGAGGGGTGATGAATGATGTTATTCGCTCACAGTGGTTTGCTCCAGGCATTACTCAAGTTTCACAAACACTTGTGGATAGTTGTATGATATGTCAACAGACCAGAAAAAAGAATAGCACAGTGAAACATGACCACTTAGAACCCCCATCAGGTCCttttgtaaatatgcaaatagatTTTGTACATATGCCAAGCTCACAAGGCTTCAAATACTTGCTAGTCATAACCGACAGGTTCTCGAAGTGGGTAGAAGCTTTTGCAACGAAAAAAGAAGATGCAAGAACAGTTGTAAAGTGTCTGCTAAAAGAGGTAATCCCTAGGTACGGAGTGCCGCAGGGAATAGATAGCGACAGAGGTCCAGCTTTTGTGTCAAAAATCACTCAGGGACTGTCAGAAATCTTAGGATTTAAGTGGCAGTTACATGTTCCTTATCATCCACAGAGTTCAGGTCAAGTTGAGAGAATGAATGCAACTATCAAAGACAGATTGACCAAAACAGTCCTAGCCACAGGCCTGAAATGGCCTGATGCACTGCCGATTGTGCTGTACTCCATTCGGAGTGCACCAAGTGCAACTACAGGACTGAGTCCTCACGAGGTGCTGATGGGAAGACCAATGTCCACAGGGACAAGTCCCCCACTGACACCACACAAAGCTACTCTGCTTTGGACGGATGAGTTCATGACTGAGTATGTGAAAAGACTAACAGAGATTTTGAGAAAGTATCATTTACAGGTGGCTGACAGACTCCCCAAACCATCGGAAGAACCAATTCATTCCTTTCGAGAAGGTGACCTGGTATTAATCAAATCTCTGGAAAAAGTGTCTTTGTCTCCTAGGTGGAAAGGTCCATACCAGGTGCTGCTGACTACTAGGACGGCCCTGAAGGTCGAAGGCAGAGCAGAATGGATCCACGCCACAAGGTGCAGACTGGCCCCCCCCAACCACTGGCGGAGGAGAGCAGAGCCCTGGCAGGTAACCGGATGGttactccttttttctctcctgtttagTAGGTTCGGGCAGGGGACAGGTCAAGTCGGtccaaatgagagagagacaggagtcTCTCTGATTCCAGGCGAAGGAGAGCGGAAAGGCTTTCCTTCTCATGACACAGTCGGTGCCATGAACCCAGTGCCCCATGGACAGGGGCGCCCTTTGCAGAATGATCCAGAAAATGCAGACCAAGAGCCAGATCTTGGACATACGGACAAATCAATGAGCCCATTGGGACTCTACAACACT TTACTTTTTCTCGAGGTAGATGGCGGTGGTCTACAtatgataaaacactgtttgagaCGAAGCAGAGTTCATCCACGTCGACGAAG GTTTGATAATCAAGCTGGTAGTGAAAAAGACCACAGGGTCTGTACTCCAAGCAGCCCAGGTGCATGTcactggaaacactgcagaTCATAA